A window of the Danio aesculapii chromosome 10, fDanAes4.1, whole genome shotgun sequence genome harbors these coding sequences:
- the urm1 gene encoding ubiquitin-related modifier 1 isoform X1: MAAPLGLHLEFGGGAELLFDGVKNHEVTLPDQSNPWDMKQLLAWIRGNMLKERPELFMQGDTVRPGILVLINDADWELMGELDYQLQDKDNVVFISTLHGG, translated from the exons ATGGCAGCGCCCTTAGGTCTGCACCTGGAGTTTGG AGGAGGAGCTGAGCTGCTATTTGATGGGGTCAAGAATCATGAAGTGACACTCCCTGACCAATCAAATCCCT GGGACATGAAGCAGCTGCTGGCGTGGATCCGAGGGAACATGCTAAAGGAGCGTCCAGAGCTTTTTATGCAGGGCGACACTGT tagaCCTGGGATTCTGGTATTGATTAACGACGCAGACTGGGAACTGATG GGAGAATTGGACTACCAACTTCAGGACAAGGATAACGTTGTCTTTATTTCCACACTTCATGGAGGCTAA
- the urm1 gene encoding ubiquitin-related modifier 1 isoform X2 yields the protein MAAPLGLHLEFGGGAELLFDGVKNHEVTLPDQSNPWDMKQLLAWIRGNMLKERPELFMQGDTVPGILVLINDADWELMGELDYQLQDKDNVVFISTLHGG from the exons ATGGCAGCGCCCTTAGGTCTGCACCTGGAGTTTGG AGGAGGAGCTGAGCTGCTATTTGATGGGGTCAAGAATCATGAAGTGACACTCCCTGACCAATCAAATCCCT GGGACATGAAGCAGCTGCTGGCGTGGATCCGAGGGAACATGCTAAAGGAGCGTCCAGAGCTTTTTATGCAGGGCGACACTGT aCCTGGGATTCTGGTATTGATTAACGACGCAGACTGGGAACTGATG GGAGAATTGGACTACCAACTTCAGGACAAGGATAACGTTGTCTTTATTTCCACACTTCATGGAGGCTAA